The genomic DNA TTGTAGCTTATATACAGTATGTGGAGATCACTGGGCATGCTTTTGTTATAATTTAGAAAGACTAGTATTACAATATTATCAAACTTCATGTACATATCATCACTTATAATTTAGAAAGACTAGCATATCGTATCCCACTTAGTTTGGGAAGCCTCCCACCCACACTAGCTGCAATCGAACTCAGTCCGTCTAATCACCCCAGCTCCACCGCCTGCCTGCAAACACCACCAACCATTACATCATGTGTCATTATCAAAACTACTTCAACTGTTCCATTACATCATGTGTCATTATCAAAGGCTCAAGGCGGGTGAACCTGAATATGAACACTTCTTTACTAACCCAAAATCTTATTCTATTACTACTATTGTCAAAATAGGCGGTTCATCAGTGGGGAACAATAATAAACAAGAAATATAATATAGCTCAAATGGCCAAATTGCACCCATTATATATCTGCTCTACATTTAAGGAAGAGCTGAAAGTCATTCGAAAAGAAGAAACTTGTATAATATTTTTTGTATTATGATGCATAAGGGTGTGATAACAAAGGGAACATCACAACAAACCTGATTTGTAACTTGAAATAGAAGTGCTTGTTTAGGGGGAAAAGCAGTTTAGATGAGAGGGATTAAATGTGAATATatgattaaaacaaaattatGCCAAACTGCTATAAGTCCCAAAAAACAAAACTCCATTTGATTTTGAGTCACTTCAAAATCGGCATACATATTATGTTGGAAGAAAAAACTGATAGCTAGATTTAAGCTATATGAAACAATACCACAGGATGTTCAAAACCAGCATATGGTAAAAAAATGTATGTTTGAAACAAGACAGGAAATCAAAATCATACATAAtaataactagaattacgacccgccgcaatgcggcggggattctttagttataactaagtcgatttaggatgcgcacgttatgttgaacctttcaaacgggaaaaaatagacgatgtaaaaacgttcacccacacacgtacgttgcgtcgtgttaactcgcaaaatttagaacgaaacgtaaaagcgttaaaccaaagacgcacgtttcGATGTGTttagtcacaaaatttagaacgaagcataaagcgaaaaatttgcggaaaatgaaaattataaagggccaaagttgaaagtaaaaaaggttgtgagcatagattgcaaaagataaaaagttttatgttaaaagtaaaaacacaaatagttttgcgttaaaggtaatttatgaaatacatttgagtgaaaagtaaaaaaatcaaattttttttaaaaaccctcaaagccaaggttacaacaaccatatgcataaccattttttctttgaaaaactcccaaagccaAGACTACAACACAtcagtaaaaaaaatcaaagtggttaaatcgcaaaagatggaaacttttgaattagaagtgaaaaatcaaattaatcaaaggggttaaattgtataagatgaaaacttttgaattagaagtgaaaattcaaattaatgaaaggggttaaattaacaaagattaaaactataaacttaaattgtcaagattaaaactttaaggttaaaaatgaaacaaagattaaaactttaaacttaaattgtcaaagtttaaaactttagggtcaaaaagaaaattttcaatttttttttgaaaagctcCCAAAGCCAATTGTACAACTCCCATATGCATAAGTTAGTTGCTTTTTAATAAGGTTATAATTTACCTTATTTACTCAAACACCAACAAGAGACGGGGTGAAGAGAAAGCTATCAAATTGACATCGTGTCTGATGAAGTCGAGTCTGGGTCAAGTCACAGAGTTGAGGGTGTCCGGGGCACCCTCGGTGACCCCCTTAGGTGACTCCattcacctattaggtgagcattGCCAACACTTAGGTGAgttagagagagagtagagagagagggTGAAATAGGTGGGGAGTTGCCGaagagaggggaggagagagggaggagagagggagatcttgaccaatcaatgcttttcttctttttttttttttttttttaaaccaattcacctaagaggggagtgccgccatcaaaaaggggtattaggggagtgttagaggggagttgacgtgacaTTTTATGGTTGGTTATgtgtaagaggggggactcacctaagaggtgagcaccccttacaccctgaTGGAAAGTGTTTGAGCGGATATTGTATTGTATAATAAGCATAGACGACAAGTTGTCTTCCAGCACAAGAAACGAATCCTCCTCTCTTTCCCCGAGCACAAGTGCTAGTACATTGAAATAAGGTCCGAGGAAACTTCCAGCAGATTGAAGATTAACATGGTACCTGAGAGACCACCCAGAAGAGTAAGAGTTGTTCTTCATCTCATAAACATTCATTTGAAGAGGCGGCTCCGGCTCATGGAGCATCTTAACAAGGAGCAAGCAACCGCGTGACACAAATAACTTATCACGAGTATAATACCTTATGCTTGGGTCCTCTTCTACTTGTAATATattctcttcttcatcatctaaCTCTAAGCTCAAATGATATACACCAATACGCGACAGCCAATGAATCGCACCATGCCAGTAAACCACCCCCGAATCAAACGTCACAAAAGATGATAGACTAAGATTAGTCTGAGCTGCACGAGAGTTCCAGTTGCCTGTTTCTGAGGAATAAATCTCTACATGAACCACTCCACCGGGCCATTGGCCAGGATATATGATTTTGTAGTGTGGTGAGACTGTAGGATCAAAAGCTAATCCCATATATGTAATAAGTCCATTTGGTTTCCAACTAGGGGGCGGTGGAAGCAACGTTTATGGTCGGATTGTAAACATATAACTTATCAGCAGGCTTGTGGTCAAGACACAGGAGGAGGCCGTTACATGATTGCAAAACCTCGAGATTATCCGCGTTAAAAGGGAAGCTTATTGAAATTAAAGGACGTTGTATACTTGTCAATGGCACATAATCAAACACAGAGAAAGCATGGCGTAACAAAAAGCAAGGATGATCGGCCTTACTGCGGAGCAAGTTGAAACTAGGACCCGTGATGAGATGTAACCATCGTTTGCACACCGATTTTGACAGGCGTAAGGAGCCCAGAGGTAAGCCGGCTAAGATTTTACTCAGAAGATCTTCGATGGAGCAGACTCTATGTGCAGACGTCGTGCAGATTTCTTCCTCCATTTTAGGTAGGGTTTATTTACCTGTTTATCAATCGGAATCCCTACAAAGCACCCTACAAACGAACGAACGAACGAACGAGTCTGATTCAACTCAATTTTTTGGTTTCGATTTAAACCCTAGCAAGAGATATATATTTGGGACAATATAAATCAACTTTTCCTGGTTTTTATGTCGATGTGCCATGTTTGGATATCAGCTAATTTTACCGACTTAGGCTGGAGCGTGTGGTAAGGGTTTTAACACGCCACTTCATATATAGGGTTTTAAAGTCTCTTCCTTTAACGtgcatgcaatggtttaaagcGTCCAttatcattacctaattatttttttatttatatattttatttttaaaattttatgccaattttaataactagaaaattaaaaaaaaaacataatttcattaaaataaaagaaaacattacAAAGCCCTAAAAAAtgcaaagttaaaaaaacaaagtactagaaaataaaaactacatATATTTCGCTCGAATTTGTGCCTTACGAGCTTCGAAAATGACTCGGTCCCCCTCTGCTAGATGTGAAAAGTCTTTCGCGAGAAATTCTATGTCTTTATGGATTGTTTCTCCATTTTTAGTTCCTGCTCATTTTCCTTCATCGAGGAAAGCTTGTTGAGTCTACTTTCGAACTCGTCCAACCTTGACGGGCCATCCGATGGTGTTGAAGAAGACGTGTCTCGTGCTCGTGCAGCTGCCTTACTTTTATCCCTACCCTTTGGTCGTGGCAGCTCTTGCAGTTGTTCAAATTCGTCGAAGTCGTCGTTTAGATTAATTGTTGTCTGAGCATCGGACTCGGATGGTTCGGTAGTGGATGTTGATTTGGACAGTTTTGACCTATGGGCGGTACAAGATGCCACTTAGGAGATTTGCGAAGAAGCTCCCACGAAGTTAGCATCGTAAACGGATGCCCATGATGCAATCTATAGTCGTTGTGGGCTTGGGTCATAACGTCCATGTCGCTCGAACCGCTTCTTCTTCTATGACTGTTGACGAGATTATTATGTATGTCgttgaaattgctaatcttagtCCGCATAGCGGTCCACTTTCCCAAAAATGAGTCGTCAGTACTGTTAGGGCATGGATTTTATGCtgaggatcatctatcctgagaTTGAAcctggatcacggatccttaacgGATAACGCGGGGAGTCtgaggattaaggatccttattaaTGTCTATGTTTTTTTAACAATTGTTCCTTGTATGTTTAGTTTACGTTTGCAGGTATTATGTGAAGTGAACTGAGTCAACGCGAGAATATCGGAGGAATATGCTATTTGTGGCATGTGCAAAGGGAGTCATGACCGTTAAGGGGAATGTGTGAAGCTTGCATGGATTGCGGATAGTTTGTTACTTAGATATTTCTAACTTTAAAGGGGATAATAAGCTCATAATAGAATCACAAGCTATCATTCGAACTCTCTGATACTCATTCGCGAAACACACACACTTTAGCAAATCGTTGTATTGAGCTTGTTATACGAGAATTATTGTTATTTTTTGCTATACATTTgatgatcggtagtttccatcacccgaggttttttatgacGGAGATCATTCATTAATCAAGGGTTTTTTCCTTGTATAAATCTTCGAGTTCATCATTGATTACACTTCATATACATTCATACATTCGTTCGTTACATTAAGCactctgtaacaccccgtgtttcgaaagtcaaagtcaaagtcaaagttaagattgaagtcaaaggaagaaaagattgctaattgcaatctgtctctccttgctcaatcctgttttgacttctttaacTTATAGATTAGTATATTTCATTTTCGCTTTAGTTATATTATGTGGAGTAGTTGTTAAAAATCGCAGTAATCGATGTATACTTATCGCTACGAATCgccttacgactgtgaatgataggaagtaacaatgcgataaagtcaactaaacgataattgaactaatctaatcaacatcgctctcgcaactcgaatttcgcattttggtgattgttatacgtgtgtgtgtgcgccttatgtgttacttgtgcatgtttatttatgttatgtatggtaatcaatcgaatcgcaatcgaactcaatcgcaatcgaatcgcaaaagcaaaacgaatacgaaataaggatgcatgtatgtagatatagtatgataattggtgAAGAAGAGATAGCgcaagatatgagtagttgggattaaaagtaaattgactaagaaactctatcgcatcgcaacactcgcaatcgaaatcgaaacagcaaaactcgtcacGCCAAGCACTCGAACCAGGTGCCAACCGGCCGGATTGCTatccgaccgggctgccatccGTTCGAGGCgccatccgaccgggctgccaCTCGGGCGAGATGCCATCCGACCGACCAGCCCTTCCACTTtgggaatcctataaataccccatgtcactttcattctttctacttttggcaactctCTGTCCAAACAGCACGCTCTcctcacttttcttcagatttctctcgattccggtaagatctcgtcctcagtcttgtacttccttaatctacacgcactcctaaacatttctatcttttgaatcttaacttttaaccgtgaaatcaccaagattcaaggtgttctaggatgacgtcatcatgtgttcttgaagaacttcatgctTTGACCTCAAtacaccaagaataacttggatctaaccgatttccacataaactaacaaagatctttcatagatctaaacatatttacaaagaaaaggattgaaagatggttttccaactttctttcaactcttttacactcaatgcattcAAAACCGATAAAATCGGACCTTGTGCCGACATACCACTCGTTGTTGTGGTCGTGTTGATTCAAGATCTGAACTCTATCcaagagactaccgatttcgggtttaacatggaacaccgtctcaAACCGTTAActgatcggatttgggtgattcctgtctgatcGGGGATACCAAGTATTGACAAGTTTCTGTTGGTTAGCACGTCATCAAAACGTCTCGATAAAACGACTAACAATCAAAACggccaagtgtaagacgaacggaACAACCAGGACGAAGTGTTGTCCAaccggactactgtccgaacggacagccatcCGAGCGACCGGCTGTCCGAACGATttacaccttgggtcccacacctAACTAATTCTGCCAAGATCTGGAGTCTGAATGTTGAACGAATTgatgtccgatcggactaccatccgaccgaACTGCCATTCGAATCCTGAGACATTTGGACTTTAATACTTAAACGATTTTCAACATGGTCAACGCACTAAGGATGCCACCCGAttgaactgctgtccgatcgagtgacaacctgctgtgaacttgttctcactgaggTGCCTAACCGAACGAgttgccgaccgatcgaacgactgtccgatcgaccgacctgaaaggtagagacacttcaatgttttcaaatgctacaacaaaaacttcaaaagtcaaactatcatacacaaacacatccttcccaaaggaagaaacaatccactcgaacggcaTCCAAACGGACAACCGTCCGAACGGACTATCACTCGCacgatcagctgtccgatcggactaccctccgatcgaccagctgttcgacccACCAACGCTTGTTTTCGTTTTGCGCGTcacttatcattatgctatcgaactattcaggctaaccttactcttaagcgctcccttcaatccatcaaccgttgtgagtatactcgatccctttttgctttcgcacttttgggtgttacatacgttacttattctaaatcacatcgaacacactacgcaaatacttttaacgctaaccgttaccacATGTTAtatgtgacttaatgaatgcttgtttgttatgtttacacatggaatgttgtctacctgccttagcaacgatagtactatagtttggactcagcacccgttcacacgggggttgttaaggacaattacttgcatggattactgtggtgatcatgtattgcgaactgccttgggcagtcaacccgcagtcattggtatcgataggttcatgtcgataactaacatgttTCGTTGTActcagtgtacgtgctggttatgcgtaaactatttcgaactctatatgctattatcaaacttgtatgctcgcctttacactatgtgtattgactttattttaacgtatgtgacaggtgcttaaggtgtctatttgcttggaaatcaaggctaggaaagagtcttagtgaccaacaaatagttgtctgtactaatgaaatctgagttgtcggaacagaacaatttgcctagatttttgtctgtaataattattttatcttatatgacatggtatgggacatgttacttaaAATATCTGGTAAacataattgttatggaaacttctggacaatctgtttcgctcagtgtcgcgccccgatgtttcctccatcggttggggtgtgacagattcgtatcagagccataactatagggaattaggcaagactcgacctagtccgggtcgatgtcttagagacctagtctatagttaggacccaatagTCTGACTCGTGCATCTCCAATAGGGATTATGTATGAGCttactgccttgggcagtcaacccgcaatcattggtatcgataggttcatgtcaataactaacatgcttcgttttactcagtgtacgtgttggttatgcgtaaactatttcgaactctatatgttattatcaaacttgtatgctcgcctttacactatatgtattgactttattttaacgtatgtgacaggtgcttaaggtgtctatttgcttggaaatcaaggctaggaaagagtcttagtaaccaacaaatagttgtctgtactaatgaaacctgagttgtcagaacagaacaATTTTCCTAgatttttgtctgtaataattattttatcttatatgacatggtatgggacgtgttacttAAAATATCTGGTAAacataattgttatggaaacttctggacaatctgtttcgctcagtgtcacgccccgatgtttccgccatcggttggggtgtgacacactcAACCTCACAAACATCAgctttggttacattatccttgttgtgatttttgaccaaaacagtttggcgcccaccgtggggcaattggtgcttcaattctgaaAAGTTCGTGCATCTCATTTATTTCTGTGCATTACCATCGACCACATGACTTCTCAAGGAAAAACTACTTCAAATTCCATGTCAGCGATTACCTCATCACAGGGCATTCCACCGTTGCCTCCTCTTCCCCTTGCATTTCAGAAGAGT from Helianthus annuus cultivar XRQ/B chromosome 7, HanXRQr2.0-SUNRISE, whole genome shotgun sequence includes the following:
- the LOC110868270 gene encoding F-box protein At5g07610-like isoform X1 yields the protein MGLAFDPTVSPHYKIIYPGQWPGGVVHVEIYSSETGNWNSRAAQTNLSLSSFVTFDSGVVYWHGAIHWLSRIGVYHLSLELDDEEENILQVEEDPSIRYYTRDKLFVSRGCLLLVKMLHEPEPPLQMNVYEMKNNSYSSGWSLRYHVNLQSAGSFLGPYFNVLALVLGEREEDSFLVLEDNLSSMLIIQYNIRSNTFHQLCDLTQTRLHQTRCQFDSFLFTPSLVGV
- the LOC110868270 gene encoding F-box protein At5g07610-like isoform X2 is translated as MGLAFDPTVSPHYKIIYPGQWPGGVVHVEIYSSETGNWNSRAAQTNLSLSSFVTFDSGVVYWHGAIHWLSRIGVYHLSLELDDEEENILQVEEDPSIRYYTRDKLFVSRGCLLLVKMLHEPEPPLQMNVYEMKNNSYSSGWSLRYHVNLQSAGSFLGPYFNVLALVLGEREEDSFLVLEDNLSSMLIIQYNIRSNTFHQLCDLTQTRLHQTRCQFDSFLFTPSLVGV